The Celeribacter marinus genome window below encodes:
- a CDS encoding P-II family nitrogen regulator yields MKKIEAIIKPFKLDEVKEALQEIGVQGLSVVEVKGFGRQKGHTELYRGAEYVVDFLPKVKIEVVLSDDQVDGACEAIIAAAKTDKIGDGKIFVSPVEQAIRIRTGESGEDAL; encoded by the coding sequence ATGAAAAAGATCGAAGCGATCATCAAGCCTTTTAAACTCGACGAAGTGAAAGAAGCGCTCCAAGAGATTGGCGTTCAGGGTCTTTCCGTAGTCGAGGTCAAAGGGTTCGGGCGCCAGAAAGGCCACACAGAGCTTTACCGCGGTGCGGAATACGTCGTGGACTTCCTGCCCAAAGTTAAAATCGAAGTTGTCTTGTCAGATGACCAAGTGGATGGCGCCTGTGAGGCGATCATCGCGGCCGCAAAAACCGACAAAATCGGTGACGGCAAAATTTTCGTATCGCCCGTAGAACAGGCGATCCGTATCCGCACAGGCGAGTCTGGCGAAGACGCGCTTTAA